A window of the Lagopus muta isolate bLagMut1 chromosome 1, bLagMut1 primary, whole genome shotgun sequence genome harbors these coding sequences:
- the POU3F3 gene encoding LOW QUALITY PROTEIN: POU domain, class 3, transcription factor 3 (The sequence of the model RefSeq protein was modified relative to this genomic sequence to represent the inferred CDS: inserted 2 bases in 1 codon), translated as MAAATSNPYLPGNGILAAGSIVHADSGGGGGGGGGXGGMQPGGVAVTSVAGGYRGDPAAKMVQSDFMPGAMAASNGGHMLSHAHQWVTALPHAAAAAAAAAAAAAEAGSPWSGSPVGMTGSPQQPPPPPPPDVKGGGGREELHAGAALHHRPPHLGPPHQGHPAAWGAAAAAAHLPAMAGGQQQQQSLLYSQPGGFTVNGMLSPAGGGQSLVHPGLVRGGETAELGEHPGHHHHHHHPHPGHHAPHHGAVNSHEAHSDEDTPTSDDLEQFAKQFKQRRIKLGFTQADVGLALGTLYGNVFSQTTICRFEALQLSFKNMCKLKPLLNKWLEEADSSTGSPTSIDKIAAQGRKRKKRTSIEVSVKGALESHFLKCPKPSAQEITNLADSLQLEKEVVRVWFCNRRQKEKRMTPPGIQQQTPDDVYSQVGAVSSDTPPPHHGLQSGVQ; from the exons ATGGCCGCGGCCACCTCCAACCCCTACCTCCCCGGCAACGGCATCCTGGCGGCCGGCTCCATCGTCCACGCCGACTcgggtggcggcggcggcggcggcggcgg ggggggcaTGCAGCCGGGCGGCGTGGCCGTCACCTCGGTGGCGGGCGGCTACCGCGGCGACCCGGCGGCCAAGATGGTCCAGAGCGACTTCATGCCGGGCGCCATGGCCGCCAGCAACGGCGGCCATATGCTGAGCCATGCCCACCAGTGGGTGACGGCCCTGCCCcacgccgccgccgccgccgccgccgccgccgccgccgccgccgaaGCGGGCTCGCCCTGGTCCGGCAGCCCCGTGGGCATGAcgggcagcccccagcagccgccgccgccgccgccgcccgacGTGaagggcggcggcgggcgcgaGGAGCTGCACGCGGGCGCGGCGCTGCACCACCGGCCGCCCCACCTGGGCCCCCCGCACCAGGGGCACCCCGCGGCCtggggcgcggcggcggcggccgcccaCCTGCCCGCCATGGCCggcgggcagcagcagcagcagtcgCTCCTCTACTCGCAGCCCGGGGGCTTCACGGTGAACGGCATGCTGAGCCCCGCGGGCGGCGGGCAGAGCCTGGTGCACCCCGGGCTGGTGCGCGGCGGCGAGACGGCGGAGCTGGGCGAGCACCCCGGgcatcaccaccatcaccaccacccgCACCCCGGGCACCACGCGCCGCACCACGGTGCCGTCAACAGCCACGAGGCGCACTCGGACGAGGACACGCCGACCTCGGACGACCTGGAGCAGTTCGCCAAGCAGTTCAAGCAGCGGCGGATTAAGCTGGGCTTCACGCAGGCCGACGTGGGGCTGGCGCTGGGCACCCTGTACGGCAACGTCTTCTCGCAGACAACCATCTGCCGCTTCGaggccctgcagctcagcttcaAGAACATGTGCAAGCTGAAGCCTTTGTTGAACAAGTGGCTGGAGGAAGCCGACTCCTCCACCGGCAGCCCCACCAGCATCGACAAGATCGCGGCGCAgggcaggaagaggaagaagcgGACCTCCATCGAGGTGAGTGTCAAGGGGGCCTTGGAGAGCCACTTTCTGAAATGCCCCAAGCCCTCCGCCCAGGAGATTACGAACCTAGCGGacagcctgcagctggagaaggaggTGGTCAGGGTTTGGTTTTGCAATCGGAGGCAGAAAGAGAAACGCATGACCCCGCCGGGGATCCAGCAGCAGACCCCCGACGATGTCTACTCGCAGGTCGGCGCCGTCAGCTCCGACACGCCGCCCCCTCACCACGGACTGCAGAGCGGCGTGCAGTGA